One region of Bacteroidota bacterium genomic DNA includes:
- a CDS encoding rhomboid family intramembrane serine protease — translation MENRGADLVDILGLHYFESDKFRVYQLITYMFMHGSFMHIFFNMFAVWMFGSSIENVWGPRRFLTFYILTGLGAAVAHYGILYFEMQPALAFFNDFIANPTHEKLGALVNSEAFQSFSSRDMIEHYNSFVHDYTVMAAQNQAEALKMSVDYMSQFKADILNAPVVVGASGSVFGLLLAYGMLFPNNLLFVMFFPVPIKAKYFVIIYGAIELFSGVAQIPGDNVAHFAHLGGLFTGLLIILFWRRGHRGRF, via the coding sequence ATGGAAAATCGTGGAGCGGATCTGGTAGACATACTGGGACTTCATTATTTTGAATCCGATAAATTCAGAGTCTATCAGTTGATCACTTACATGTTCATGCATGGTAGTTTCATGCATATTTTCTTCAACATGTTCGCCGTTTGGATGTTTGGCTCATCAATTGAAAATGTATGGGGACCGAGACGTTTCCTGACCTTTTATATACTTACTGGTCTGGGTGCAGCCGTTGCTCATTATGGTATTCTTTATTTTGAAATGCAACCGGCACTGGCCTTTTTCAATGATTTTATTGCCAATCCTACCCATGAGAAACTGGGTGCTTTGGTGAACTCGGAAGCCTTCCAGAGTTTTTCATCCCGGGACATGATTGAACATTACAATTCCTTTGTTCATGACTATACTGTGATGGCTGCACAGAATCAGGCTGAAGCTCTCAAAATGAGTGTTGATTACATGAGCCAGTTCAAAGCTGATATTCTGAATGCCCCTGTTGTAGTGGGCGCTTCGGGTTCAGTGTTCGGATTACTTCTCGCTTATGGTATGTTGTTCCCGAACAATCTTTTGTTTGTGATGTTTTTTCCTGTTCCGATCAAGGCAAAGTACTTTGTGATCATTTATGGCGCGATTGAGTTATTTAGTGGTGTTGCACAGATTCCAGGAGATAATGTGGCACACTTTGCACATTTGGGAGGATTGTTTACCGGATTGCTCATCATACTTTTTTGGAGACGTGGCCATCGTGGTCGTTTCTGA
- the mtaB gene encoding tRNA (N(6)-L-threonylcarbamoyladenosine(37)-C(2))-methylthiotransferase MtaB, translating to MNRPSTVSFYTLGCKLNFAETSTIGRQLKEAGYSKVDFENGADVVVINTCSVTENADKECRSIVRKALQLNPGSFITVIGCYAQLKPEDISVIPGVDLVLGATEKFKIQDYLHNFSKKDQAEVHSCEITDASFFVSSYSIGDRTRAFLKVQDGCDYTCSYCTIPLARGASRSDSVQNIVDNAIKIAARGVKEIVLTGVNIGDFGTDHTGLVNSKENFLDLIKALDQIDGIERFRISSIEPNLLKDDIIQFVSSSQKFVPHFHIPLQSGSNKILASMRRRYKRELYVERVSRIRELMPDACIGVDVIVGFPGESEEDFLDTYNFLNELDISYLHVFTYSERDNTDALLIHPVVPIQVRKQRNKMLRILSEKKQRAFYEKYRGCELPVLFEGLSDDGYLHGFTDNYIKVRVKMDSSISNQIIPCILETLDDEQRIFSAMVHSLN from the coding sequence ATGAACCGTCCCTCCACTGTATCCTTTTATACACTTGGCTGCAAATTGAATTTTGCAGAAACTTCCACTATTGGTCGTCAACTCAAGGAAGCCGGTTACTCTAAAGTCGATTTTGAAAACGGAGCTGATGTGGTTGTAATCAATACTTGTTCTGTGACGGAGAATGCGGATAAGGAATGCAGAAGCATTGTCAGAAAGGCTTTGCAATTGAATCCGGGGTCATTTATTACCGTGATTGGATGTTATGCGCAGCTGAAGCCAGAGGATATCTCCGTTATACCTGGAGTTGATCTTGTCTTGGGTGCAACAGAAAAATTCAAAATACAGGATTACCTTCATAATTTCAGCAAAAAAGATCAGGCAGAAGTTCATTCCTGTGAAATTACTGACGCCAGTTTTTTTGTGAGTTCTTACAGTATAGGTGATCGTACAAGAGCATTTTTAAAGGTTCAGGACGGTTGTGATTATACCTGTTCTTACTGCACCATCCCTCTTGCCAGAGGAGCGAGTCGTAGCGATTCGGTTCAAAATATCGTAGACAATGCTATAAAAATTGCTGCCCGTGGAGTCAAAGAAATTGTTTTGACCGGTGTTAACATCGGGGATTTCGGTACAGATCATACTGGACTTGTTAATAGCAAGGAAAATTTTCTTGATCTGATTAAAGCATTGGATCAGATAGACGGAATAGAGCGATTCAGGATTTCATCTATTGAACCAAATTTGCTCAAGGATGATATTATTCAGTTTGTTTCTTCTTCACAAAAATTTGTACCTCATTTTCATATCCCTCTTCAATCAGGGTCAAATAAAATTCTTGCGTCCATGCGCAGAAGATACAAGAGAGAACTATACGTGGAAAGAGTTTCACGAATCCGTGAACTGATGCCGGATGCCTGTATAGGAGTGGATGTTATCGTTGGTTTTCCGGGAGAATCAGAGGAGGATTTTCTGGACACTTACAATTTTTTGAATGAACTTGACATCTCCTACCTGCATGTGTTCACTTATTCTGAACGGGATAATACAGACGCTCTACTGATTCATCCTGTTGTGCCGATACAAGTACGTAAACAAAGGAATAAAATGCTGAGGATACTTTCTGAAAAGAAACAAAGAGCATTTTATGAGAAATACAGAGGATGTGAGTTGCCGGTACTTTTTGAAGGTCTATCTGACGATGGATATCTTCATGGTTTTACTGACAATTACATCAAGGTTCGTGTAAAAATGGATTCCTCCATCAGCAACCAGATCATTCCATGCATTTTAGAAACTCTGGACGATGAGCAAAGGATTTTTTCGGCAATGGTTCACTCTTTAAACTGA
- a CDS encoding TerB family tellurite resistance protein codes for MMNRKLNKAEAGYHMLQLLSFVDQEFSVKEDLVIRKYLVENYPFHVNLDGAIEHLSLLKQEDYILHFQKCMDDFYSDSTPEERTDFLNFAVQLVKADDVISPVENIYLKLLFDTWESENA; via the coding sequence ATGATGAACAGAAAATTAAATAAAGCAGAAGCCGGATACCACATGTTACAATTACTTTCTTTTGTTGACCAGGAATTCAGTGTGAAGGAAGATCTGGTTATCCGTAAATATCTTGTAGAAAATTATCCTTTTCATGTAAACCTCGATGGAGCCATTGAACATCTCAGCTTATTAAAACAGGAAGATTATATTCTCCATTTCCAAAAATGTATGGACGATTTTTATTCCGACTCAACTCCTGAAGAAAGAACTGATTTTTTAAATTTCGCAGTTCAGTTGGTAAAAGCGGATGATGTTATTTCACCGGTAGAAAATATCTACCTCAAACTTCTTTTCGACACCTGGGAAAGCGAAAATGCCTGA
- a CDS encoding rhomboid family intramembrane serine protease, producing the protein MANSFSDNLRRQISTADTLQRLLIANVLVFVVVRLVNSLTSLYMVPLLDFESVSNWLAVPAAPMKLLLKPWTLITYMFYHWDFMHILFNMLWLFWMGKIFQEYLGNKKLFNTYILGGISGALLYVLAYNVFPLFAGSVHSAYALGASASVLAITVATATLLPDYSIHLLFFGPVKLKWIAMVTILLDLINVSGSNAGGHIAHLGGALFGFVYIRQLKSGTDLSAWLTKLIAFFTPGKKSRMKVSHSRRRNDEEFAATKKSKQARLDQILDKISKSGYGSLTTEEKDFLFNASKDK; encoded by the coding sequence ATGGCCAATTCATTTTCTGATAACCTGAGAAGACAAATCAGCACAGCAGACACTTTGCAAAGACTGCTAATCGCTAACGTACTTGTCTTTGTTGTGGTGCGACTGGTGAACAGTCTGACTTCACTGTACATGGTTCCTCTTTTGGATTTTGAATCAGTGAGCAATTGGCTGGCAGTACCGGCTGCTCCAATGAAATTGCTTTTGAAACCATGGACATTGATCACATACATGTTTTACCACTGGGATTTTATGCATATCCTGTTCAACATGCTTTGGTTATTCTGGATGGGTAAAATATTTCAGGAATATCTCGGAAATAAAAAGTTGTTCAATACATATATTTTGGGTGGGATCAGTGGCGCTCTGTTGTATGTTCTTGCTTACAATGTTTTTCCTTTGTTCGCGGGTTCTGTTCATTCAGCGTATGCATTAGGAGCATCTGCCAGTGTTTTGGCCATTACAGTTGCAACTGCGACTCTGCTTCCCGATTACTCGATACATTTGCTCTTTTTTGGCCCTGTGAAATTAAAATGGATTGCCATGGTGACCATCCTGCTCGATCTTATTAATGTGAGCGGAAGCAATGCCGGAGGCCATATCGCGCACTTAGGCGGAGCCCTCTTTGGATTTGTATATATCCGTCAGCTCAAAAGTGGAACCGATCTTTCCGCATGGCTCACAAAATTGATAGCATTCTTCACTCCCGGTAAAAAGTCAAGAATGAAAGTGAGTCATTCGAGAAGAAGAAACGATGAAGAATTTGCTGCGACAAAGAAAAGCAAACAAGCCAGGCTTGATCAGATTCTGGACAAGATCAGTAAATCAGGCTATGGAAGTTTAACTACTGAAGAAAAAGATTTTCTATTCAATGCCAGTAAAGACAAGTAG
- a CDS encoding endonuclease/exonuclease/phosphatase family protein produces MKQNFLNKLFWILNILALIGLGLSYLASYVSPVKVWWLALFGLAYGTLLVINLLFVVFWLIRKSKRYRYSLILSVLGIGKIFGMFQISFTHQLDDTAQREKGRLKVMSFNVRLFDLYNWFHSTDTRERIFEFLDREKPDVLCFQEFFSSERGAPFYRNDDTLRKLLSMYSHIEYTLTLHEGDHWGIATFSKYPILNKQAVHFQKRGGNIFIYTDIKAGEDTIRVFNTHLESVRFRWEDYKFIQNLGNDEVQQDEVKGGLNILRRLKRAFVKRSMQVQVLHDTMDASPYPIILCGDFNDSPPSYTYHILADDLKDAFRESGSGFGKTYSGPFPSFRIDYIFHDKRINSYGYKTMREELSDHYPVSCWVELP; encoded by the coding sequence ATGAAGCAGAATTTTTTGAATAAACTTTTTTGGATTTTAAATATTCTCGCGCTGATTGGTCTGGGCTTATCTTATCTGGCCTCTTATGTCAGTCCCGTGAAAGTCTGGTGGCTTGCTTTATTCGGATTGGCTTATGGAACTTTACTTGTCATTAATCTGCTGTTTGTTGTATTTTGGTTAATAAGGAAAAGCAAACGTTACAGATATTCCCTAATCCTTTCTGTTTTAGGGATTGGAAAAATTTTCGGAATGTTCCAGATTTCCTTCACACATCAGCTGGATGATACCGCTCAAAGAGAAAAAGGAAGATTGAAAGTAATGAGTTTTAACGTCCGGCTTTTTGATCTGTACAATTGGTTTCACAGTACGGATACGCGTGAACGCATTTTCGAGTTCCTCGACAGAGAAAAACCGGATGTACTTTGCTTTCAGGAATTTTTCTCTTCAGAACGTGGCGCTCCATTCTACAGGAATGATGACACACTCCGGAAGTTGCTCTCAATGTACAGTCATATTGAATACACACTCACTTTACACGAAGGAGATCATTGGGGCATTGCAACTTTCAGCAAATATCCTATCCTGAACAAACAAGCTGTCCATTTTCAAAAGAGAGGCGGGAATATTTTTATCTATACAGATATTAAAGCCGGAGAAGATACCATCCGGGTGTTCAATACTCATCTGGAAAGCGTCCGTTTCAGATGGGAGGATTACAAGTTTATTCAAAACCTGGGAAACGATGAAGTCCAGCAGGATGAAGTCAAAGGTGGTCTAAACATCCTGCGACGTTTAAAAAGAGCCTTTGTAAAGAGATCCATGCAGGTACAGGTATTGCACGATACGATGGATGCCAGTCCTTACCCAATCATTTTGTGTGGCGATTTTAATGATTCTCCTCCTTCCTATACGTATCACATATTGGCTGATGATCTGAAAGATGCTTTTCGTGAAAGCGGCAGTGGATTTGGAAAGACCTATTCCGGGCCATTCCCTTCTTTCCGTATTGATTATATCTTTCACGACAAACGGATCAACTCTTATGGTTACAAGACAATGCGTGAGGAGTTGTCTGATCACTACCCTGTCAGTTGTTGGGTAGAACTACCATAG
- the mutL gene encoding DNA mismatch repair endonuclease MutL — protein sequence MSDIIRLLPDTVANQIAAGEVIQRPASAVKELLENAVDAGSTRIELYVKDSGKTLLQITDDGCGMSPTDARLSFARHATSKIRSADDLFSIRTKGFRGEALASIAAIAQVELKTRRYEDEVGTQVIIEGNEVKSQEPVSSPSGTTISVKNLFYNVPARRNFLKSNPVEARHIIDEFERVALAHPDIFMSLHQNGLEIFKLPVGNFRQRIVGVYGSHYNERLVPVQEETTLLSISGFIGKPEFSKKTRGEQFFFVNRRFIKDHYLHHAVSSAFEELLPRDSYASYWLYIDIDPSKIDVNIHPTKTEIKFEDERSVYAIVRAAVKRSLGQYSVSPALDFEQENSFTVPHSQRHQPAQMPGITVNTGYNPFQSDRSKSITGSGWEKLYEGIHAVAPLPEILPLENPETDTPSELPLTDQNSNAQNLRFQLNQEFIIHRIPEGLLIIDQQAAHERILYERFLNRKEDDKGGSQQDLFPQTLNFSSSDFNLLKELEPDIRALGFDIREFGGNSFVLHGTPGGVEKGREKEILEQVLEQYKNYHSVFSTGIRESLAKSLARSLSIKKGKFLSDGEMRSITEDLLLCEKPSAGLDGKPCMSLLKTDDLRDRFK from the coding sequence ATGTCAGATATTATTCGATTGTTACCGGATACAGTTGCCAATCAGATTGCGGCTGGAGAAGTCATTCAAAGACCCGCTTCCGCGGTGAAAGAGTTATTGGAGAATGCTGTAGATGCCGGTAGTACACGAATTGAGCTATACGTAAAAGACTCAGGCAAGACATTACTGCAAATAACCGATGACGGTTGCGGTATGAGCCCAACTGACGCGCGTCTGTCGTTCGCAAGACATGCCACCTCAAAAATCCGTTCAGCTGACGATTTGTTTTCCATTCGCACAAAAGGCTTTCGCGGAGAAGCATTGGCTTCGATTGCAGCGATTGCACAGGTCGAATTGAAAACACGGCGATATGAGGATGAAGTCGGAACTCAGGTAATCATTGAAGGCAATGAAGTAAAGAGCCAGGAGCCTGTGAGTTCTCCATCCGGAACAACAATTTCTGTGAAGAATTTATTTTACAATGTTCCCGCCAGGAGAAATTTTCTGAAATCGAACCCGGTTGAAGCACGACATATCATCGATGAATTTGAAAGAGTTGCATTGGCTCACCCGGATATATTCATGTCCCTGCATCAGAATGGACTTGAGATTTTCAAATTGCCTGTAGGAAATTTCCGGCAGCGCATTGTCGGTGTATATGGCAGTCATTACAACGAACGACTTGTACCGGTTCAGGAAGAAACAACTTTGCTATCAATTTCCGGTTTCATCGGAAAGCCTGAGTTTTCCAAAAAGACACGAGGCGAACAATTCTTTTTCGTGAACCGAAGATTCATCAAAGATCATTATTTGCATCATGCGGTTTCGAGCGCTTTTGAAGAGCTTTTGCCACGTGATAGCTATGCATCTTACTGGTTGTATATCGATATTGACCCTTCCAAAATTGATGTCAATATTCATCCGACTAAAACTGAAATTAAATTCGAAGACGAACGATCCGTTTACGCCATTGTACGAGCGGCCGTAAAACGATCATTAGGTCAGTACAGCGTATCTCCTGCCCTTGATTTTGAACAGGAGAATTCATTCACTGTTCCACATTCACAGCGACACCAGCCTGCACAGATGCCCGGTATTACTGTAAACACGGGCTACAATCCCTTCCAGTCGGATCGATCCAAATCCATTACAGGTTCAGGATGGGAAAAGTTGTATGAAGGCATTCATGCTGTTGCTCCACTGCCGGAAATTCTTCCACTGGAAAATCCGGAAACCGATACTCCATCGGAATTGCCTTTGACGGATCAAAATTCAAATGCTCAAAATCTCAGGTTTCAGCTGAATCAGGAATTCATCATTCACAGGATACCGGAAGGTTTATTGATCATTGATCAGCAGGCGGCACATGAACGAATTCTTTACGAACGTTTTCTGAATCGTAAAGAAGATGATAAAGGCGGATCACAACAGGATTTATTTCCTCAAACATTGAATTTCTCCAGCTCTGATTTTAACCTTCTGAAAGAACTGGAGCCGGATATCCGGGCTCTTGGTTTCGATATTCGTGAATTTGGAGGAAATAGCTTTGTATTGCATGGAACTCCGGGAGGAGTTGAAAAAGGCCGGGAAAAAGAGATCCTTGAACAGGTCCTTGAACAATATAAAAACTACCATTCCGTCTTTTCAACAGGGATCCGTGAAAGCCTTGCAAAGTCACTTGCCCGTAGTTTATCCATCAAAAAAGGCAAATTTCTGTCTGATGGAGAGATGCGGTCAATAACGGAAGACCTTTTGCTTTGTGAAAAACCATCTGCCGGGCTGGATGGAAAACCGTGCATGAGTTTGTTGAAAACCGATGACCTCAGGGATCGTTTTAAATAG
- a CDS encoding peptidase C1, which produces MPIRISKDNTGPPSPDNFPGGGGRGGGRGPGGNFIAIILALLFRNPKLGLLLLAIAGGWYFFGGNCNSGGGNKNLSNLFSLGASFDPEKYDAVEVYEPLADNKKNPLPERVSLEQYAPQRLNQGQQGSCVGWGSGYAARTILYSRQVATSPKARLVDGSDTAGSDVEQISGLVFSPAFTYNQIHLQGCQGSYIEKAMENMKEVGALPLNEFEYTDEDCSRQPDDQQIQKASQFRIKGAQRLTKSGDDYKVDMLAIKQNLAQGAPVVVGMMIGGSFMQGMMGEKVWIPSREDYDMSGFGGHCMCVIGYDDYLEGGAFQIMNSWGPEWGENGIGWVRYKDFDYFTKEAYGLYPMGSGKQFSPNEFEMSIGLVENETERNIPLSDAGNGLFRTNQPVSKGTKFKIEATNNTECYTYVFGQETDGSSYILFPYTPKHSPYCGITGTRLFPKDYSLLPDSIGNKDFMAVVVTKKPIDYSALNDKINKSRQTSYADKLHEALSGDESGAIHFSEEAGNIKFTGNNAGENAVVVVLEINKK; this is translated from the coding sequence ATGCCAATACGCATCTCAAAAGACAACACCGGCCCACCCAGTCCAGACAATTTTCCCGGTGGCGGTGGAAGGGGAGGTGGACGTGGTCCGGGTGGTAATTTCATTGCAATAATTCTTGCATTACTTTTTCGAAATCCAAAACTTGGTCTACTGCTACTTGCAATAGCTGGTGGTTGGTATTTCTTTGGAGGCAATTGTAACTCTGGTGGCGGAAATAAAAATTTATCGAATCTATTTTCCTTAGGGGCGAGTTTTGATCCTGAAAAGTATGATGCTGTTGAAGTGTATGAGCCTCTTGCAGACAATAAAAAGAATCCACTGCCGGAAAGAGTATCACTCGAACAATATGCTCCGCAAAGACTTAATCAGGGCCAACAAGGTTCCTGCGTGGGTTGGGGAAGTGGTTATGCCGCAAGAACAATTCTTTATTCCCGGCAGGTTGCAACTTCTCCCAAAGCCAGATTAGTAGATGGTTCTGATACGGCAGGTTCAGATGTTGAGCAAATATCAGGACTGGTTTTCAGTCCTGCTTTTACCTACAATCAGATCCACCTCCAGGGTTGCCAGGGTTCTTACATTGAAAAAGCGATGGAGAACATGAAAGAAGTTGGTGCTCTTCCCTTGAATGAATTCGAATACACCGATGAAGATTGTTCACGTCAGCCCGACGATCAGCAAATACAAAAAGCCTCTCAATTTCGTATCAAAGGAGCACAACGTCTCACCAAAAGCGGAGATGATTACAAGGTTGACATGCTTGCCATCAAACAAAATCTCGCGCAAGGAGCTCCGGTTGTAGTAGGAATGATGATCGGAGGATCATTCATGCAGGGAATGATGGGGGAGAAAGTCTGGATTCCAAGTCGTGAGGATTATGATATGTCCGGTTTCGGAGGACACTGCATGTGTGTCATTGGCTATGATGATTATCTCGAAGGCGGAGCATTTCAAATCATGAACAGCTGGGGACCAGAATGGGGAGAAAATGGTATCGGATGGGTTCGATACAAGGATTTCGATTACTTTACTAAAGAAGCTTATGGATTGTATCCCATGGGAAGCGGAAAACAATTCTCTCCCAATGAATTTGAAATGAGTATTGGTCTGGTTGAAAATGAGACTGAGAGAAACATTCCATTGAGTGATGCCGGTAATGGTTTATTCAGAACAAATCAGCCGGTTTCAAAAGGAACCAAATTTAAAATCGAAGCAACTAATAACACCGAGTGTTATACCTATGTATTCGGCCAGGAAACCGATGGTTCAAGTTATATCCTCTTTCCATATACACCTAAACATTCTCCCTATTGTGGAATCACAGGTACAAGACTTTTCCCGAAAGATTATTCACTCTTACCGGATAGTATCGGCAACAAGGATTTCATGGCTGTGGTAGTCACCAAAAAACCTATTGACTATAGCGCTTTGAATGACAAAATCAACAAAAGCAGACAAACATCCTACGCCGACAAACTGCATGAAGCATTATCGGGTGATGAAAGCGGCGCGATACATTTTTCAGAGGAAGCAGGTAACATCAAATTTACCGGCAATAATGCAGGAGAAAACGCGGTTGTTGTTGTTTTGGAAATCAATAAAAAATGA